A window of the Paraburkholderia sp. ZP32-5 genome harbors these coding sequences:
- the bcsZ gene encoding cellulose synthase complex periplasmic endoglucanase BcsZ, whose product MRFWIDRNTCIALALGVAASAGAVTGAHAAQTSAAAGACGDWSAYRSFIERFMQADGRVIDYSTAVQQTTSEGQSYALFFALVANDRATFDKLLAWTRANLAGNQFDPQNARLPAWQWGKKPDGSFGVLDPNSASDSDLWIAYDLLQAGRLWSNPGYTQLGQALAARIAHEEVASLPGLGPMLLPGPQGFSTGNLTRLNPSYLPLPVLRGLAHDAPDGPWTKLADNAHRFVRTVSPQGFAPDWAAWQNGQFVVDPKNGDVGSYDAIRVYLWAGLTSPADPLAKSWLAALGGMRAKVAQNGFPPEKVSSTTGTATGEGPLSYWGALAPYFKALGDEHGLGLARTRLAALDANVPGREPVYYDRVLGLFGTGFIDGRYRFDEAGRLVPAWRNACD is encoded by the coding sequence ATGCGGTTTTGGATCGACCGGAACACCTGTATTGCACTGGCGCTCGGCGTCGCCGCATCGGCCGGTGCCGTGACCGGTGCGCACGCAGCGCAGACGAGCGCCGCGGCCGGCGCGTGCGGCGACTGGAGCGCTTATCGCAGCTTCATCGAGCGCTTCATGCAGGCCGACGGCCGCGTGATCGACTACTCGACGGCGGTCCAGCAGACCACCTCGGAAGGCCAGTCGTACGCGCTCTTTTTCGCGCTGGTCGCCAACGACCGCGCGACCTTCGACAAGCTGCTCGCGTGGACCCGCGCGAATCTCGCGGGCAACCAGTTCGATCCGCAGAACGCGCGGCTGCCGGCATGGCAATGGGGCAAGAAACCGGATGGCTCGTTCGGCGTACTCGATCCGAATTCCGCGTCGGACTCCGACCTGTGGATCGCCTACGATCTGCTGCAAGCCGGCCGGCTGTGGAGCAATCCCGGCTATACGCAGCTCGGCCAGGCGCTCGCCGCGCGTATCGCGCACGAGGAAGTCGCGAGCCTGCCCGGTCTCGGGCCGATGCTGCTGCCCGGCCCGCAGGGCTTTAGCACCGGCAACCTGACGCGTCTGAATCCGAGCTATCTGCCGCTGCCGGTGCTGCGCGGGCTCGCGCACGATGCGCCGGACGGCCCGTGGACCAAGCTCGCCGACAACGCGCACCGGTTCGTGCGCACGGTATCGCCGCAAGGCTTCGCGCCTGACTGGGCGGCGTGGCAGAACGGTCAGTTCGTCGTCGATCCGAAAAACGGCGACGTCGGCAGCTACGATGCGATCCGCGTGTATCTGTGGGCCGGCCTTACCTCGCCCGCCGATCCGCTCGCCAAGTCGTGGCTCGCCGCGCTCGGCGGCATGCGCGCGAAAGTCGCGCAAAACGGCTTCCCGCCCGAGAAGGTATCGTCGACTACCGGCACCGCGACTGGCGAAGGCCCGCTCAGCTATTGGGGCGCGCTCGCGCCGTACTTCAAGGCGCTCGGCGACGAGCACGGGCTCGGCCTCGCGCGCACCCGGCTCGCCGCGCTCGATGCGAACGTGCCGGGTCGCGAACCGGTTTACTACGATCGTGTGCTGGGTCTGTTCGGCACGGGGTTCATCGACGGCCGTTATCGCTTCGATGAAGCCGGCCGTCTCGTGCCCGCCTGGAGGAATGCATGCGATTGA